In Methylothermaceae bacteria B42, a single genomic region encodes these proteins:
- a CDS encoding magnesium/cobalt efflux protein, with amino-acid sequence MNDIPLSVLFSALGVLILLSAFFSSSETALMALNRYRLQHLVKQKHRSAMRAQKLLERPDRLIGLILLGNNFVNILASSLATVIALRLYGEAGIAIAAGALTLVILIFAEVAPKTVAATYPEKVAFFAVWIIPPLLRLLYPFVWLVNLFANLFLRLFGIKIKRPSDTLLSTEELRTVVAEAGARLPFRYHNMLLSILDLESATVEDVMVPRHEIVGINLDDPIETIIEQIKTSPHTRLPVYKKSIDNVIGVLHIRKLLPNIATQALTKERIRESLEEIYFVPENTPLHQLLADFRQKNKRFALVVDEYGDVLGLVTIEDIMQELVGELTVGPARVQQFPDGSFLVDGSISIRDLNRITGWNLPTKGPKTLNGLIMEHLETIPSPGTSLKLNGFRVEIIEMDGNAVKKVKFFPLKEH; translated from the coding sequence TTGAACGATATTCCGTTGAGCGTTTTATTCAGTGCCCTCGGCGTGCTGATTTTATTGTCTGCTTTTTTTTCCAGCTCGGAAACGGCGTTGATGGCGCTAAACCGTTACCGGCTGCAACACTTGGTCAAGCAAAAACACCGCAGCGCCATGCGCGCCCAAAAGCTGCTGGAACGGCCTGACCGGCTGATTGGCCTGATTCTGCTGGGCAATAATTTTGTTAATATTCTCGCTTCCTCCCTGGCCACGGTCATTGCCCTGCGTCTTTATGGAGAAGCTGGAATAGCCATCGCAGCGGGGGCTTTAACCCTGGTGATTCTGATATTTGCCGAGGTGGCGCCAAAAACCGTGGCAGCCACATACCCGGAGAAAGTGGCTTTTTTTGCGGTCTGGATCATCCCGCCTCTGCTGCGGCTGCTGTATCCCTTTGTCTGGCTGGTGAACCTGTTTGCCAATCTATTTCTCAGGCTGTTTGGTATAAAAATCAAGCGGCCTTCCGATACTTTACTTTCCACGGAAGAACTTAGGACCGTGGTTGCCGAGGCTGGAGCCAGGCTGCCGTTTCGTTACCATAATATGCTGCTGAGTATTCTCGATTTGGAAAGCGCCACGGTGGAAGACGTCATGGTGCCGCGTCATGAAATTGTCGGCATCAATCTGGACGATCCGATCGAAACCATTATCGAACAAATCAAAACCAGCCCCCATACCCGCCTGCCGGTTTACAAGAAAAGTATTGATAATGTCATAGGCGTTCTCCATATCCGGAAACTACTGCCTAATATCGCTACCCAAGCGTTGACCAAAGAGCGAATTCGCGAATCACTGGAAGAGATTTATTTTGTTCCTGAAAACACCCCTTTACATCAACTGTTGGCGGATTTCCGGCAAAAAAATAAACGTTTTGCCCTGGTGGTGGATGAGTACGGTGATGTATTAGGTTTGGTCACTATAGAAGATATCATGCAAGAGTTGGTGGGAGAATTGACTGTCGGTCCTGCCAGGGTTCAACAATTCCCCGATGGCAGCTTTCTGGTGGATGGCAGTATTTCCATTCGGGACCTGAATCGCATCACCGGTTGGAATCTGCCAACCAAAGGCCCCAAAACGCTCAATGGGCTGATTATGGAACACTTGGAAACCATACCCAGCCCCGGAACCAGCTTGAAACTCAACGGCTTTCGGGTGGAAATCATAGAAATGGATGGCAATGCGGTGAAAAAAGTAAAGTTTTTTCCCCTCAAGGAACATTAA
- the cca gene encoding multifunctional CCA tRNA nucleotidyl transferase/2'3'-cyclic phosphodiesterase/2'nucleotidase/phosphatase (catalyzes the addition and repair of the essential 3'-terminal CCA sequence in tRNAs without using a nucleic acid template; phosphohydrolase activities include hydrolysis of pyrophosphate, 5'-nucleoside tri- and diphosphates, NADP, and 2'-AMP with the production of Pi, metal-dependent phosphodiesterase activity for 2',3'-cAMP, 2',3'-cGMP, and 2',3'-cCMP, and hydrolysis 2',3'-cyclic substrates with the formation of 2'-nucleotides and 3'-nucleotides; these phosphohydrolase activities are probably involved in the repair of the tRNA 3'-CCA terminus degraded by intracellular RNases) translates to MKAYLVGGAVRDQLLGLPVKERDWVVVGETPEAMEKRGFKRVGKDFPVFLHPVTHEEYALARTERKVAPGHRGFVVHAAPDVTLEEDLKRRDLTINAMAMDESGRLIDPYGGAQDLEKRILRHVSPAFSEDPLRILRVARFVARYGQLGFKVAGETMQLMRQMVEAGEVDALTPERVWQELVKALAEATPEKFFEVLRKCGANVRLFPEIERLYGVPQPVEYHPEIDTGIHTMMTLTQAAKLSKDTVTRFAALTHDLGKGLTPPEAWPRHQNHEVLGLQALKALCGRLKAPRRYFRLAQKVMRYHTHCHRVFELRPATIVDVLSRLETLKPKNDFEPFLLACMADARGRTGLEDEPYPQAQWWRKLRDAALAVEADVLLEKGLRGAALGAELRVARIKAVAACKRQMMMEHK, encoded by the coding sequence GTGAAAGCTTATCTTGTCGGCGGTGCTGTCCGGGATCAGCTGCTCGGCTTGCCGGTTAAAGAACGTGACTGGGTGGTGGTGGGAGAAACGCCAGAAGCCATGGAGAAACGCGGCTTTAAAAGAGTGGGAAAGGATTTTCCTGTCTTTCTGCACCCGGTTACCCATGAGGAATATGCATTGGCCCGTACCGAGCGCAAGGTGGCGCCCGGTCACCGGGGGTTTGTGGTACATGCGGCACCTGATGTTACCCTGGAAGAAGATCTAAAGCGGCGCGATTTGACCATCAACGCCATGGCCATGGATGAGTCGGGGCGTTTGATTGATCCCTATGGCGGCGCCCAAGACTTGGAAAAGCGGATTCTTCGTCATGTTTCTCCGGCTTTTTCCGAAGATCCTCTGCGGATTTTACGGGTAGCCCGTTTCGTCGCCCGCTATGGCCAACTAGGTTTCAAGGTCGCCGGCGAAACCATGCAATTGATGCGGCAAATGGTGGAGGCGGGGGAGGTGGATGCTTTGACGCCGGAGCGGGTTTGGCAGGAGTTGGTAAAAGCTTTGGCCGAAGCGACCCCCGAAAAGTTTTTTGAGGTATTGCGCAAATGTGGCGCCAACGTTCGCTTGTTTCCGGAGATCGAACGCCTCTATGGCGTGCCTCAGCCGGTGGAGTATCATCCGGAAATCGATACCGGTATCCATACCATGATGACATTGACGCAAGCGGCAAAGCTTTCGAAAGACACCGTTACGCGCTTTGCCGCCCTGACGCATGATTTGGGTAAAGGGCTCACTCCTCCGGAAGCCTGGCCCCGTCATCAAAATCATGAAGTGCTCGGGTTGCAGGCATTAAAGGCATTATGCGGCCGGCTCAAAGCCCCCCGGCGTTATTTTCGCCTGGCGCAGAAAGTCATGCGCTATCACACCCACTGTCACCGGGTTTTCGAGCTTCGCCCCGCCACCATAGTGGATGTGTTATCCCGTCTGGAAACCCTCAAGCCAAAAAACGATTTCGAGCCGTTTTTACTGGCTTGCATGGCGGACGCCAGAGGGCGCACCGGATTGGAAGATGAACCTTATCCCCAGGCGCAATGGTGGCGAAAGCTGCGCGATGCCGCGCTGGCTGTGGAAGCCGATGTTTTGCTGGAAAAAGGATTGCGCGGCGCGGCACTGGGCGCTGAATTACGGGTGGCGAGAATTAAGGCCGTGGCGGCATGTAAGCGCCAGATGATGATGGAACACAAATAA